The following coding sequences lie in one Arachis ipaensis cultivar K30076 chromosome B05, Araip1.1, whole genome shotgun sequence genomic window:
- the LOC107642926 gene encoding uncharacterized protein LOC107642926 isoform X2 gives MSTTSLSFRALIVGVSKSTPSTRFWDRFNIAVHIFIAAIQGVIFQWVPFHFHVGSSHHAGIYVFIPLPGSDVSSCIQSSTQGTSALVPVNPCSPCRTFFTLRWRRSRSWSVG, from the exons ATGTCGACAACCTCGTTATCCTTTAGAGCACTGATAGTTGGTGTTTCGAAGTCCACACCTTCTACCAG ATTCTGGGACCGCTTCAATATCGCTGTACATATCTTCATCGCTGCCATTCAGGGAGTCATCTTCCAATGGGTTCCCTTCCATTTCCATGTTGGGTCCTCGCACCATGCTGGCATATATGTCTTCATTCCCTTACCTGGTTCAGATGTTTCTTCTTGCATCCAATCTTCTACCCAGGGCACTAGTGCACTTGTCCCTGTGAATCCTTGTTCACCTTGTCGCACCTTCTTTACACTGCGTTGGAGGAGGTCACGCTCTTGGTCTGTCGGTTGA
- the LOC107642926 gene encoding uncharacterized protein LOC107642926 isoform X1 — protein MLILVVDLSGIDFLWCLLIVLLLIFAFQFLVMCRLICGGLVVVAVVVLVVPHVPYSGTASISLYISSSLPFRESSSNGFPSISMLGPRTMLAYMSSFPYLVQMFLLASNLLPRALVHLSL, from the exons ATGCTAATTCTGGTTGTTGATCTCTCTGGTATTGATTTTCTTTGGTGTTTGCTGATTGTTTTGCTATTGATTTTTGCCTTTCAGTTTCTGGTTATGTGTCGTCTCATTTGTGGTGGTCTGGTGGTTGTTGCTGTGGTTGTGCTTGTTGTTCCTCATGTTCCTT ATTCTGGGACCGCTTCAATATCGCTGTACATATCTTCATCGCTGCCATTCAGGGAGTCATCTTCCAATGGGTTCCCTTCCATTTCCATGTTGGGTCCTCGCACCATGCTGGCATATATGTCTTCATTCCCTTACCTGGTTCAGATGTTTCTTCTTGCATCCAATCTTCTACCCAGGGCACTAGTGCACTTGTCCCTGTGA
- the LOC107642926 gene encoding uncharacterized protein LOC107642926 isoform X3, with translation MSTTSLSFRALIVGVSKSTPSTSFWLCVVSFVVVWWLLLWLCLLFLMFLILGPLQYRCTYLHRCHSGSHLPMGSLPFPCWVLAPCWHICLHSLTWFRCFFLHPIFYPGH, from the exons ATGTCGACAACCTCGTTATCCTTTAGAGCACTGATAGTTGGTGTTTCGAAGTCCACACCTTCTACCAG TTTCTGGTTATGTGTCGTCTCATTTGTGGTGGTCTGGTGGTTGTTGCTGTGGTTGTGCTTGTTGTTCCTCATGTTCCTT ATTCTGGGACCGCTTCAATATCGCTGTACATATCTTCATCGCTGCCATTCAGGGAGTCATCTTCCAATGGGTTCCCTTCCATTTCCATGTTGGGTCCTCGCACCATGCTGGCATATATGTCTTCATTCCCTTACCTGGTTCAGATGTTTCTTCTTGCATCCAATCTTCTACCCAGGGCACTAG